In Camelina sativa cultivar DH55 chromosome 13, Cs, whole genome shotgun sequence, the genomic window CGAGCTCTTTCCAAAAGCTAAACCAAAATACTatacaacagaaaaaaaaaacaaaataggaaagaaatttcaaaggaagaaagaaatctTACCCAGATTCGTCAGATGACCAGTAGGCactagaaagagagaaagagttgaaTTGCAAAAATGAGAATACCTACTcaaggcaaaaaaaatataaaaagaaaaaaagccaaATCCCTAGAAGCAGAGAAAATGAAGCGGGAATGCGGAAGGACAGCGTACATATTTAATTCATGATCTAATTAAGAAATTTGTTTATTGTTAATCTTAAACATAATCCAAGTTTTTTTGTTCCTTCCATGTCATCATTAAGCATTTAAGCTAACAAGATTAAGCTAGTTTAATGATGGCTTTGGTTTGAATTACAATTAAAATACCACCTTACTTCtgaaaaaatatcataaattcattaacagagtatctttataattagattttatgATGCTATTTGAGTGACAAGGGGAACACAGAagaaaaaggaattaaaaaGGAGTAGCACCCTCTAACGCAGTAAGAGGGTTATGAACTCTGCTTTTCACATCTCTAGCACACATGGCCCTGTTTGTAAGTTGTATGTAACACGCATACAAAAATCCCAAACGGTGAGACAAAACCGtattacaatttacaacaaCAACGAACCCGAgaaaccaaaaccttaaaagatGTCTTAGACATCAtgtctactctctctctctctctctctctcactctctttcctTACAAGCAAAAGCTACGATGACCGGTTTACTTTGATTCCACTATCTGACTATCTTTGTATTCTCACCCTATAAACCGAGGCCATTTCATTCATCGATTCCATAATCTTCACCAAAGTATTTGTCCACGAGACTGTTTGCCATGACTCTCAGCTCTTCGTTTTCATGGAACTGGAACCTTTCCATTGCATCAATGCCGTCTTCTCCTTCCACAAGCTTGGGACCTTCCCCATTTGGTATTCCTCTTAAAACCTAACCACCCAGAAATCAAAACTCATTACGATAGACCACGGGACATCAACATACAGTGGAAGTAAACTCAGGTTTCATTGAGATTTTGAGACCATTTAGTTAGTTGCTTACCAGCTCAATGAACTGAAGACCAAGCCTAGCAGCTTCGATATCAGGAGATCTGACCAGCTCAATGAAACCTGGCAGGCAACCGCCTCTGACAATGGAGACTAAGTGATCTTGAATTATCCTTGGTTTTGTGTCTCCTCCTTCTGCAGATTCTACACAAAGATTACCCAAGACATAGGCAACTTCTTTCCTTATATCAAAGGGTGATGTCGAAAGAAGCCGTAACAACAATGACATTACTTCAGTAGAATGTATCATTCTCTTGTGTTCAATAGATCCCGCGGCTATATTAGATAGCACCCATGCTGCTTCCTAAGAATAGAGTTTAATGACGAAAGCTtcataaaattgtaaaaaccgAAGTGGGTATGTGATACTGACCTTCTTTAAAACACGGTGCTCGCTTCTTAAGCACTTTGCAAGCACACCAACGATACTTTCTGAAATTTGATTTGCAATATCAGTATCTTGAATAGTATATCTGATTAAGGTAGATAGTAGTTAACGCAGAAAAGATAACAGATACCTTCAGTGTTCTGTTCACGGATAAGAATGGTTAATATAGCTTTGGGATCAACAGCGACAAAGTTTCCTACACTTCGTAGAACCTGAattcaaaacttttgttttagaGATAATTAAGAATGCAGCTTTTGAAATATAACTATCAAGTAGTAAGTattctgtttttaattattcatgctaatatcaaaataaattagatCAATGGGACCTAAAAGCAATGACTTGAATATCATAATCTGTGGTAATATATAGAATAGAATCCTGTTTCTTTTGGACAGTAAGGTCTCTTCGGGAATTACCGGGATAAGAAGTTGTAGACTCTTTGAGGTTGCTAATCTTTCAAGAAGTAGTTGAAGAATGCCTCCCTTCACGAGCATACTTGTAGCGATATCTGAAAGGGCAGATAGGTACACAATGATCCATGCAATTTCCGTGGCAGTTACTTCATCCCTGAATCCaacaatatagaaattttgatCAAGTTATCCACCAAAATTGAACAATATTTATCAATGGCAAGAAGCAAGACACTACAACACACTAAGAAGTTGTTAGAATAAATAGAGATGTAAATTTGCTCACGATTTCTTGAAGTGTCGAAGAATTGCATCCATTATACCATCGACCTTCACAAGTTGTGCTGCTGCCTTTGGCTCAGGGCCCTATATTAAGGCATGGGGAAAATAGTGTGTAAAAGGGCTTGTAAATTGTAACCAATGTGATCAAATGAGCGCCACATTTTTCCACACCTTAATCAGATTCGACAATGCCCATGCAGCTGTCCTCACTGTTGAACTTTTGTCAGGAAAAATCATACGTGCTAGAGGTAGCAAAGCCCCTTGAGACAAAAGAACATTTCTCAAATCTTCTCCTTCACCCGCAACATTACCGATAGCCCATGCACACTGCTCGGCCACCGGTGCAGAGCTCTTTTCTGAATATAAAATTGGAAGCATATGAAATCTGATCCGACAAAGATGATAAAGAATAATAACGGACTTGGTTGGCTAGTAGAAACCTCCAAGGTGAGCAATAAGCAATGGCAGTGCAGGTAATAGagcttttgtttcttcaggtTTTCCAGCAGCAATGTTTGTGAGACACCAAGCTGACTCAAGTAACTGCAGTTAGACAGAACTCGCAAAAGATTACAAACCAACTTAAATTGTCTTATTTCAACGCAAATGAGTTACTTAGAATAATCTTACAATATCCAAAATCTAGGCAAATAAATGCAATAACAAAGGGATGGCATTGAAACATATATAAGGCCAAGTAAGAAACCTGTTCGTCAGGAGAGCCAAATGAGAGACACTGCACAAGTAAAGGTATTGCACCAGCGCTGAGGGCAGCTTCAACAGGAGGGAACTCTGATTTTGACAATAAACGCCTGAGTTCCCGAAGAGCAATCACCATCTTCTGCATCGCACCTTTTCCCCTGAAAATTGAGCACGAAGATGATAAGTAGATAGTATACAGATTTAACGAACAATACCCCAAACagtgaagaaattgaagagaatGCAAAACTAGATCAAATCCTAAGCTTATTGATGATAACAAGTTGACAACTTCACTTACTGATATTGAACAGCAGACTTGAGCTCTTCCACGGCTTTGCTGGCTTGAGCCTCCAATATTGGCTGatcttcatcaatcatcatctcaTTGTCAACACAAGCATCCTCAACATCGCCATTAGTACCCACCCTACAAAGCCGCTTTGCCCTAACCAGTAACTCCCTTCTTTCCTTGGCAACCGTAACAGCTTGCTGCCGTCTTCTTTGTCCCGCAACATTCCCAACTAAACACCGCCATATCCAGGAATACAATCAAATACATGCCACCAGTTGAAAAGTCCAATCCTTCTAACAAGTTTATACAGATAAGTAAAAACGCTCTATTGTCCTaaactaaccaatatacatgAAAACCAATACTACAGTGTGTTGTGTGTAATCCCTGACTATGAACCATGAAAGTATCTAAATTTTCTTGTTACCCTAATCACCAACTGACCTAATTTTCTCGGGAAgcaaacaagaaacaatatttCATCAGTAAGACTAACACTACTACACTCAGGTGCCAAATTAAACTCAAGGGTTTACGGTAAAACCCAGTACGAAAATCACCTGAAGACTTTATTGGGTCTCTTCGATTAGACGCGGTGCCATCATCTGCCATTGGAGAAGCTACAGCACTGCTAGTTTCTTCGATAGTAGGGTTCGATTCAGTTATTTCACCGCAGCAATTTATTCGATTTACCAATTTCGCCGAAGAAGAGTTGGATAATTTGGATCCGTTCCCCCGCGCCTGCCCCGCCCCGCCCcgcatataaaaaaaacacgaaaattTCGCCGACTCGTATTTATTTTCTAGTTTCAAATTAGTCCCTAATATTTTCAAGTATACAATAAAAAACCACTTAACTTTATTATCGATCTCCAAAGCTAATATAATAGATCCAACGATCGTGGTTTCACGTAATGTTTGACGATTCCTAGATTTATGACGTGGCGATTCCTCATTAGTTGTTTACGTACACCGCAATCTAATGTGATGCATGTGAATATCACTCGTTTTCAATTATACACGTGTCACGCATCCACATGAGTCTCTTCCCCGAACATGTTGATCTCACCATCTCTGGCTTTTTCTTCACCCACTTTCTTGTCACTTTCTCAGTTCATTTTCtcgagaaaattaaaaaaaaaaaaaaaaNNNNNNNNNNNNNNNNNNNNNNNNNNNNNNNNNNNNNNNNNNNNNNNNNNNNNNNNNNNNNNNNNNNNNNNNNNNNNNNNNNNNNNNNNNNNNNNNNNNNNNNNNNNNNNNNNNNNNNNNNNNNNNNNNNNNNNNNNNNNNNNNNNNNNNNNNNNNNNNNNNNNNNNNNNNNNNNNNNNNNNNNNNNNNNNNNNNNNNNNNNNNNNNNNNNNNNNNNNNNNNNNNNNNNNNNNNNNNNNNNNNNNNNNNNNNNNNNNNNNNNNNNNNNNNNNNNNNNNNNNNNNNNNNNNNNNNNNNNNNNNNNNNNNNNNNNNNNNNNNNNNNNNNNNNNNNNNNNNNNNNNNNNNNNNNNNNNNNNNNNNNNNNNNNNNNNNNNNNNNNNNNNNNNNNNNNNNNNNNNNNNNNNNNNNNNNNNNNNNNNNNNNNNNNNNNNNNNNNNNNNNNNNNNNNNNNNNNNNNNNNNNNNNNNNNNNNNNNNNNNNNNNNNNNNNNNNNNNNNNNNNNNNNNNNNNNNNNNNNNNNNNNNNNNNNNNNNNNNNNNNNNNNNNNNNNNNNNNNNNNNNNNNNNNNNNNNNNNNNNNNNNNNNNNNTCTCTCGTTCCTGTATTCATCAGCCTCGGCGGATTCGTTTCTCATTTCCTATTCCGGCGTGAGCTTCAAGGGATCTTCTTCGGTATAGGTCTCGTGATCTCTCAATTCATCAACGAGTTTATCAAAACATCCGTGGAACAAGCTCGTCCCGAGACATGTACGTTGCTCGAAGCTTGCGATTCGCACGGATGGCCATCGAGCCACTCGCAATTCATGTTCTTCTTCGCCACGTATTTCAGTTTGATGGGATGTAAAGGAATTGGGTTCTGGTTTGGGTTAAGAAGCAGATGGATTATGAATCTTCTCCATTGGTCTCTAGCTCTTGTTACCATGTATTCTAGGGTTTATTTAGGTTACCACACGGTGGCTCAGGTCTTCGCAGGGGCGACGCTTGGTGGTGTTGTTGGTGCGGGTTGGTTCTGGTTTGTGAATTCTGTTTTGTATCCGTTTTTTCCGGTGATTGAGGAGAGTGTATTGGGGAGATGGCTCTATGTTAAGGATACTTCACATATCCCTGATGTGTTGAAGTTTGAATATGACAATGCAAGAGCTGCTAGGAAGGATATGGATTCTGCTAAGTCTGATTAATTTGccttaaatttgatttttggtaagTCGAAATCTCCTCACTGATTTGGATCTGATTATGTCTTTAGGATAAGCATGTGGGAATCAACTTTTGCTTTTGATTCTTTAATTTAGCTCAAGACTCTAGTGACTCTTACAattgatttctgattttttcattgatttctaTAAAAGTATTTAGTTGTCTTAATGCAAATTAAGTTATGTTCTTCgtatatattgtatttgtagtttttgttttctcatggTATTGATTAATGACTTAATCTAGATTGATGAAAGGACTTCTTGATTGATACTGGTTTGTCTTGTTTGCTATATAGGAGTAAGGTAGTCAGTAGTGACAGTTATGTGTTATCTTTGCAAATACGAAAGCTTTCTCAGAACCAAGAAAAACTGAATGATCCGTATGTCTTAGAATAAAGAGTTACAGGAAAAGGATTATATAGTAGAACTATATCTTAGCACTACTTCcaaaaaaacctgcaacttatTCAACTACTCCTACAAGTCAGGAAGACACATTCCCATGACTTGACTACTTCAAACTTGATaataaaacacttaaaacaACAACTAATGTGACTTCAGTTATGTAGGTATATTACTGTAGCATTATAATGTATACATGAAGAAGACTGTGTGGATAAAGTAAAAGCAGTTTGAGCCTTTGGGAGTCATTCTTCTTGGGAGTTCATTAGCTTTTCTGCTCATCCTTTGTAACATTTTGTTGCATTGTGTAATGACGCAAACAAATGCAGTTCTGTTTTTCGAGTTTCTTGTCTtcatattttttgatttttaccgTAAGCACATCTCATTTGCTTCATTCCTTGTGCAGGTCGAGAACTTCGGAAAGCTTTGGTTAGCGGCCTTGTTAtcctttttataattatatatattcaggAATCACAATGAGGTGGGAGGGAGATTACATTTATACCTACCATTGTCTAAGACTTTGATGACACTGGTTAGATTAGCAGCTCATCTGATCTGAACATCTCACAGAAAAGAGGAACCTTCACACTTATTAAGTGATctatgtatctttttttttcccccatttCTTTCTTTGCGCATTCACTTATCTATTGAAAGAATCAGTTtcgtaaaagaaaaatacacgTTTCCACAGCGTCGCGGCGTTTCTTTAGTTAGTTATATAAGTGGATGGTTCGCTCGCATCATCCGAACCTTCAAATTGACTCCAGCCGCTTATCACATGTTCGATTCCAAAAATGTTGACAACGTTTGTCTCGGACACTTTTGGTGTGACAAGCATTGAGGTAACTTTAGGTTTTGTAAATTCGCCGGTCTTCTTCACCATACGAATCGATTTTGCTGGGCATCATGAGCTTCCGCGACATTGATTTCGCAAAACGGTTCGGAAGATTTGGGCTTGTTCCAGGCCAGAACTAAGGCCCAATCGTTTATTGtggaaatatatacaaaatgataGCCCAATCCAATAATGATtaggaaaagcaaaaaaacaatactaattACCCTCTTCAGTCTTCAGacctaattttataattttatttttaattcttttaaacttatgataaatagttaaatacccTCTTCAGACctaatcttaaaattttataatttaaattttaattcttttaatcttaagattttttttaagaacctcATAATTAAAAACACCATTGGAGGCAGGTGCTCTAATTTAATTCCTAAAACTGGGGTTGTAGCCTCTGGCTCGTCTCAACCTCTCCACACACATGGAGGAATCCGCCGACGAGGTAATCGTCTTATGGCTTTTCTTCTTATTCAGTCTTATAactcttgtttctcaatttgTGGTTTCTTTCTTCACAAGTATATTCATGAAATATACTGTTAGTAGGGTTTCTGATTATATCTTTTATACTTTTAGGGAATGCATAAATTGTTGCCAAAAGTCAGGTAAATTGAATCggtatctgtttttttttttcttcttcttgtatatGTAAAAGTAAGATGCATTCTGTGTATACTACGTTCTTGTCACGTTCGTTGATATACTATATGGGTATTATCGAATAATTTCAGTGACTATGGAAGGGTTACTGTTTCGGGATATGACATTAGGCTGACTCCTCGTGCTGATGTCGAGAGGGCGTTGAGATAACATTTTActtacaaatagagttggtccACAGCAATCTATAATCCGCTTTAAAAATGAAGCAGTCTAGACCGCAGATTGATTTGACCGTCCTGACCGCAATTACCATTCAAACAATGTTCATGTGTATTCCATTTTCCTATtcgttattttttgttttggttagaaGTCGAAAATACATACTTGTTCGCAtgtaattcttttttctttcttgaaaacaATCATGTCAATCAATAAATGtattttgggtttatattttTGATGGGTTTAGTGAGGATATAGGTAGTGACCTCGTGGGAGACAAGAATTGATATGGGAGAGTTGATTgttgcttttcctttttttcccaAAAAGATTTCCATTCTATGTTTTAGTCATTTCCAAATCATAACATCAAAAGCGAGGTCAAATTCATACTTCATATGTCGTAAAAAAATTATCAAGGATTTCTGCTTTTAGACCATCAACTTCTAGTgatctcttattattattgctcAATATATTGCAATCTTTTTGGAATTGGGTCcatttttttatctctctctctctctctatatatatatatatataaataactccATTCAAAAATTCGAGtacatttttctttaaaatatcgGATTAAAGTGTGGacatgaaaatttgaaaatgtacaCTTTTAAAGTCTTTGGATTGAAGTCTCCCCTCATCGTCTTGTTTTGTAGGATGTTAAAATTTACGAATAATCGAGTAGagtaatatatgaaaattatattggTGGTTCCATACAATACAAGTGACTACTAGCAAATACTTATTTTTCACGTCGATAATGATAAGTGACATCTTAAGAAGCAAAAAGGGGTTTCGTTTCACACTGAACAAAACGACACCAATGATTAAACTAAGAAACttagatttaattttttctataaGATTCGTTTCAAAGCAGTCAAAGTCGTACACAAAgaagattaataaaaagaagaattaaagTAGATATAttgagtatgtttttttttgttggtcctTGGAATCCTAAGTNNNNNNNNNNNNNNNNNNNNNNNNNNNNNNNNNNNNNNNNNNNNNNNNNNNNNNNNNNNNNNNNNNNNNNNNNNNNNNNNNNNNNNNNNNNNttaaaaaaaaaaaaaaaaaaaaagtagattaaGAAGTGTGTTTTTGGTAAGAAGGTAGATTAAGAAGTTAATCTCCACAATAAAggatattaaagtaaaaaacagaatttaaaaattatactataaaataaaatgctacatatcataattcataaagaCCCTATAATCTCTATTCGTCCGTTGCGAATAgtaaaaggaataaaagaaatgttatatttaaaacccattaataaaatatataaaaaaaacgtaCNTCACAAGTATATTCATGAAATATACTGTTAGTAGGGTTTCTGATTATATCTTTTATACTTTTAGGGAATGCATAAATTGTTGCCAAAAGTCAGGTAAATTGAATCggtatctgttttttttttNAAAACGAAAACAGAACACAGTgaagagaagaggaaagagagagagagagcgagaagaagaataagtagaagtagaagatgatgatttcTCGGAGACCCGTTTCGAGTCCGGGTCGGGTCGAGAAATATCCACCGCCTTTTATGGGGTTTCTGAGGAGTAAGAGTAACGGCGGAAGTACAAGTAGAAGCCGAAGCAGAGGAAGGTCACGCGCGAGTCCTCTCTTCGTTCGCCGGAATAAATCAGCTGCGGCGGTTGCTCAAGAACCGTCGTCTCCTAAAGTTACTTGCATGGGTCAAGTCCGAGTCAATCGATCGAAGCCCAAAATTAAACCCGAATCTCGAGATAACCCGACCCGACGACGATGCAAGTGGATCCGAAACGCGTCGTTTAGCAAATTTGCCGGTAAAATCAAAACGCTGTCGCTTTTGCCTAAATGGAGAATGTTTTCTTTTCCGTGTTCTCGTCGGGAAGTGAAGGAGAAAGATTCTCTGATAAGCCAATTAGATCGTCCGGCGACGGAACCAGTCCAAGAAATTAAAGATgacatcgaagaagaagaaaatttcgaaaaccctaaattattaGTGTCTCCGGCTACAACTCCGCCGATAGACGCGCTTTTGTTAACGAGAAGCAGATCTGCACCGTATAGATCTTCGTCGTTGGCTTTTAGATTCTGGGAAGAAAACAACCAACGAGCAGCTGAATCACAGAGATCGGAGAAAACTGAATCGGAAGCTCCCACCGAGAAGATCAATGGTGTTTACGAGTCGGAGAATGTTGATAGAGATGAAGTAGAGATAACGTTTATACGGCGGCCAGTGTTGTTGACAAGGAGCAAATCGGAGCCGGCGAGGATCGGCGAGAAGATGGATGGTGTTGCTTCCGGATGAAAAAGAAGGTTAGGGGGTAGGGTTTAGTTCTCTCTCTCACGTGATTGACTTTAATCTTCATTGTTTAGGATTAAATTGACTGTGTTAAGAAGATATAGAGGAAAAAcaatttgtaatttgtatagTAAGATTTGTAATCCATCCACACATACATATAACGCAAGTGCAGGTATGTAATGTATGTCCTGGcattaaaaaatgtttataaaatcgGTTTACCAATTTGTAAGTTTACATTGCTACactatctgttttttttttttttcaatgaattTGTGTGCTATCTAAATTCCAAagcaaacataacaaaacaaaaattttacacATTCGAGAATTAAACCgtcttttaaaatcttgattgtgttttacattattttaaagTGCAATGCACATAAGAGTTTGAATGctgaccaaaaaacaaaactaaaaggctTATTCTGGCCCAACTTATATATGGACTTATATAGTGTAGGCTATTTGTTCGAAACTATGACCAATTGAAGACCCAAAACGTACAAACATATAATTCATCATTGACCTTCGTAAATATGTTAATTACTAATTCGATATATTGATATGCAATATGCATAAATTCatggtagaaaaaaaaaaaaaaaaaattaaagatgggTGGGTGCGAAAATGAAAGGAGACGTGCCttaaggggaaaaaagaaaacacagcCATGA contains:
- the LOC104734320 gene encoding importin subunit alpha-9-like, producing the protein MADDGTASNRRDPIKSSVGNVAGQRRRQQAVTVAKERRELLVRAKRLCRVGTNGDVEDACVDNEMMIDEDQPILEAQASKAVEELKSAVQYQGKGAMQKMVIALRELRRLLSKSEFPPVEAALSAGAIPLLVQCLSFGSPDEQLLESAWCLTNIAAGKPEETKALLPALPLLIAHLGEKSSAPVAEQCAWAIGNVAGEGEDLRNVLLSQGALLPLARMIFPDKSSTVRTAAWALSNLIKGPEPKAAAQLVKVDGIMDAILRHFKKSDEVTATEIAWIIVYLSALSDIATSMLVKGGILQLLLERLATSKSLQLLIPVLRSVGNFVAVDPKAILTILIREQNTEESIVGVLAKCLRSEHRVLKKEAAWVLSNIAAGSIEHKRMIHSTEVMSLLLRLLSTSPFDIRKEVAYVLGNLCVESAEGGDTKPRIIQDHLVSIVRGGCLPGFIELVRSPDIEAARLGLQFIELVLRGIPNGEGPKLVEGEDGIDAMERFQFHENEELRVMANSLVDKYFGEDYGIDE
- the LOC104734322 gene encoding uncharacterized protein LOC104734322; protein product: MMISRRPVSSPGRVEKYPPPFMGFLRSKSNGGSTSRSRSRGRSRASPLFVRRNKSAAAVAQEPSSPKVTCMGQVRVNRSKPKIKPESRDNPTRRRCKWIRNASFSKFAGKIKTLSLLPKWRMFSFPCSRREVKEKDSLISQLDRPATEPVQEIKDDIEEEENFENPKLLVSPATTPPIDALLLTRSRSAPYRSSSLAFRFWEENNQRAAESQRSEKTESEAPTEKINGVYESENVDRDEVEITFIRRPVLLTRSKSEPARIGEKMDGVASG
- the LOC104734321 gene encoding lipid phosphate phosphatase gamma, chloroplastic-like (The sequence of the model RefSeq protein was modified relative to this genomic sequence to represent the inferred CDS: added 102 bases not found in genome assembly), which gives rise to MDLIPQQLKAVTLTHVRYRPGDQLGHFLAWISLVPVFISLGGFVSHFLFRRELQGIFFGIGLVISQFINEFIKTSVEQARPETCTLLEACDSHGWPSSHSQFMFFFATYFSLMGCKGIGFWFGLRSRWIMNLLHWSLALVTMYSRVYLGYHTVAQVFAGATLGGVVGAGWFWFVNSVLYPFFPVIEESVLGRWLYVKDTSHIPDVLKFEYDNARAARKDMDSAKSD